The following proteins are encoded in a genomic region of Candidatus Deferrimicrobiaceae bacterium:
- the rplT gene encoding 50S ribosomal protein L20, with product MPRVKRAVHSHKKRRKVLKAAKGFRGGHGRLLRSAKEAVARALQYAYRDRRAKKREFRALWITRVNAAARENGLSYSQFIFGLKKAGVEVDRKVLADLAVHDAEGFRALADSAKAVLG from the coding sequence ATGCCACGCGTGAAAAGAGCGGTACATTCGCACAAGAAACGAAGAAAGGTCCTGAAGGCCGCGAAGGGGTTCCGGGGAGGCCACGGGCGGCTGCTCCGTTCCGCCAAGGAGGCCGTCGCCCGCGCCCTGCAGTACGCCTACCGCGATCGACGCGCGAAGAAGCGGGAGTTCCGGGCGCTCTGGATCACCCGGGTGAACGCCGCCGCGCGCGAGAACGGGCTTTCGTACAGCCAGTTCATCTTCGGGCTGAAGAAAGCCGGTGTCGAGGTCGACCGGAAGGTCCTCGCGGATCTGGCCGTCCACGACGCGGAAGGATTCCGCGCCCTTGCCGATTCCGCCAAGGCGGTTCTCGGCTAG